ACAAATCGCTTTATTTTTTGTATACGCGTTGTATATCTTCAGCTAGTTTGTATTCATCTGCTGACAGGTTATCACCAGCAGCGTAGATAATTAAACTCGCAAAATCACGCCCAAAGCTGATGTTAGGATATAGATTAGCATCTTCTGTGATACTGGCTACATCGTCTAAAAAATCACGCAAGGCTGTATAATTCTCAAACAAGAATTTTGCTTCAAGGGTCGTAGAGTTTTTGTTTTCACGCCAACTCTCACTCATAAAAATCCTCTGCTCATTTGCTGAGTTCTTGATTGTGCAATGTAGTCAGCCGACCACTGACGAATTCTCATCAACTGATCCTGCTCTTCTTCATATAAACGACCAAAAAGCTCGGCATCCTGAATTGCACCAAGATTAGCGCTAAAGTTATAAGCCTGTTCATATAAATTTATTAACTGCACTTCATGCAATTCACAAATAGACAAAGCTTCTATAACATCAAAGGACGGCTTTGAAGGCGTAAGAATTGATCCTGCCGGCAATGCGCCATGATCAACCATGCGTTCGGTCAATTCAGAAGCATGACGAAGTTCTTCGTTAGCTAACTGTACAAACTGTTCCGCAAACGCATCTTCAGAGCGTTTTTGAGACAGTGCTGCATGAGCGAGATACTGCTGAGCAGCAGAGAACTCAAGACTCATAGCACGACCCAAAAAACCAAGTATTTGAGGATTCATGCCGTTAGCGCTGCGTAACTCACGGCGAGTAAGCTGACCTACTCCTGCCATTACACTTCTGCTGTTAGTACGATAAGGCATTTAATACTCCTAATTTAGAGGTAACCAGTACCTCTAAATAAACACTTAATTACAGACGTGCTGCTGGGTTAAGACCCGCAACCAGTACTGGCTCAACTTCTTTATGAGGACGTGCAATAATGTGAGCCGCTACAAGGCCATCACCAACACGTTCACAAGCGTCAGCACCAGCACGAACCGCTGCGTTTACCGCACCAGTTTCGCCACGAACCATAACAGTTACATAACCACCACCAACAAACTCACGTGTAATTAAACGTACTTCCGCTGCTTTTGTCATCGCATCAGCTGCTTCGATAGCAGGAACTAGACCGCGAGTTTCAATCATTCCTAAGGCAATACCGTATTCATTGCTCATTGTTTATAACTCCATTCTGACTTTAATCACTGTTAATTGTTTGAGTTCGTAACAGGGTTAAATTCAATTAATAAATTAAGCTTGCTGAAGAGTTGAAGTTAGTACAGGTTCAACTTCTTTGTGCGGACGTGCAATAATGTGAGCCGCTACAAGGCCATCACC
This Thiomicrospira cyclica ALM1 DNA region includes the following protein-coding sequences:
- a CDS encoding ferritin-like domain-containing protein, which produces MPYRTNSRSVMAGVGQLTRRELRSANGMNPQILGFLGRAMSLEFSAAQQYLAHAALSQKRSEDAFAEQFVQLANEELRHASELTERMVDHGALPAGSILTPSKPSFDVIEALSICELHEVQLINLYEQAYNFSANLGAIQDAELFGRLYEEEQDQLMRIRQWSADYIAQSRTQQMSRGFL
- a CDS encoding BMC domain-containing protein, which gives rise to MSNEYGIALGMIETRGLVPAIEAADAMTKAAEVRLITREFVGGGYVTVMVRGETGAVNAAVRAGADACERVGDGLVAAHIIARPHKEVEPVLVAGLNPAARL